A single region of the Lepus europaeus isolate LE1 chromosome 1, mLepTim1.pri, whole genome shotgun sequence genome encodes:
- the RPRM gene encoding protein reprimo, whose protein sequence is MNPALGNQTDLAGLFLANSSEALERAVRCCTQASVVTDDGFAEGGPDERSLYIMRVVQIAVMCVLSLTVVFGIFFLGCNLLIKSEGMINFLVKDRRPSKEVEAVVVGPY, encoded by the coding sequence ATGAATCCGGCGCTGGGCAACCAGACCGACTTGGCGGGCCTGTTCCTGGCCAACAGCAGCGAGGCGCTGGAGCGCGCGGTGCGCTGCTGCACCCAGGCGTCCGTGGTGACCGACGACGGCTTCGCCGAGGGTGGCCCGGACGAGCGCAGCCTGTACATCATGCGCGTGGTGCAGATCGCGGTCATGTGCGTGCTCTCGCTCACCGTGGTCTTCGGCATCTTCTTCCTCGGCTGCAACCTGCTCATCAAGTCCGAGGGCATGATCAACTTCCTGGTGAAGGACCGGAGGCCGTCGAAAGAAGTGGAGGCGGTGGTCGTGGGGCCCTACTGA